The Candidatus Dechloromonas phosphoritropha genome includes a region encoding these proteins:
- a CDS encoding 4Fe-4S dicluster domain-containing protein: protein MSEDAKVSPTETRSVARKKRYAMVVDIRRCIGCMACQVACKAEYDTPLGVNRTWVPYKVVGKYPNVKKQFLPRLCNHCEDPPCVRNCPVEATFVVEDGGFVLQRYERCIGCRSCMAACPYNARFMLPSHRTYTPITNVVDKCTFCFHRVAQNLVPACVQTCIGRSRVFGDLNDPNSEVSYLVATNATQVLRPEQGTKPHVFYIGADRHQTEFGRDAYQKPEVMELERSAFKRNFKI, encoded by the coding sequence ATGAGTGAAGATGCAAAGGTTTCACCGACAGAAACCCGCAGTGTAGCCCGCAAGAAGCGCTATGCAATGGTGGTCGATATTCGCCGCTGCATTGGCTGCATGGCCTGCCAGGTCGCCTGCAAGGCGGAGTACGACACACCCTTGGGCGTGAACCGTACTTGGGTTCCCTACAAAGTGGTTGGAAAATATCCGAACGTCAAGAAGCAGTTCTTGCCACGGCTGTGCAACCACTGCGAAGACCCCCCATGCGTACGGAACTGCCCGGTCGAGGCGACGTTTGTGGTTGAGGATGGCGGATTCGTTCTGCAGCGCTATGAGCGTTGCATCGGCTGTCGTAGCTGCATGGCCGCTTGCCCGTACAACGCACGCTTCATGTTGCCATCGCACCGCACCTACACACCAATCACCAATGTCGTGGACAAGTGCACCTTCTGCTTCCACCGCGTCGCCCAGAATCTGGTGCCTGCCTGCGTCCAGACATGTATCGGCCGGTCACGGGTATTTGGTGACCTGAACGATCCGAACAGCGAAGTTTCTTACCTGGTGGCGACAAACGCGACTCAGGTGCTGCGCCCGGAACAAGGTACCAAGCCGCACGTCTTTTATATCGGGGCCGATCGCCACCAGACCGAGTTTGGTCGCGATGCCTACCAAAAGCCCGAAGTGATGGAGCTGGAACGTTCCGCCTTCAAGCGCAACTTCAAGATCTAA
- a CDS encoding PhnD/SsuA/transferrin family substrate-binding protein, whose protein sequence is MVSLPQSLLSLAKRHFLCCLGGLAMLPLAGAKADGGGVLRIGLTPVFLDDQVSFLGQWRDWLEQKLGRSVVFVQRGSYREVTDLLSTRKIDFAWLCGYPYVRHRQEFRLVGVPLWRGQPLYQSYLLVPAYDKRTLTIAELRGKVFAYSDPDSNSGFIYPQYLLTTRGENPSTYFSRTFFTWSHRKVVEAVGVGLADGGAVDGYVWETLAQVRPELTQATRIIERSPWLGYPPFVAREDIPLAELEQFRAVLIGMSADPRGSELLGRLWLDGFTAGDPSLFDEIARMAATVNRR, encoded by the coding sequence ATGGTCAGTTTGCCCCAGTCTTTGCTTTCGCTTGCCAAGCGGCATTTTCTGTGTTGCCTGGGAGGGCTGGCCATGCTTCCCCTCGCAGGCGCAAAGGCTGATGGCGGGGGTGTTCTGCGTATCGGCCTGACTCCGGTGTTTCTTGACGATCAGGTCAGCTTTCTTGGGCAGTGGCGCGACTGGCTCGAACAAAAACTCGGGCGTTCCGTCGTTTTCGTGCAGAGAGGTAGCTATCGGGAGGTGACTGACCTCTTGAGTACAAGGAAAATCGATTTTGCCTGGTTGTGCGGCTACCCCTACGTTCGTCACCGCCAAGAATTCCGGTTGGTAGGGGTGCCTCTCTGGCGCGGTCAACCGCTCTACCAGTCCTATCTGCTGGTACCAGCATACGATAAAAGAACCCTCACTATTGCGGAACTGCGGGGAAAGGTGTTCGCCTATTCCGATCCGGATTCGAATTCCGGATTTATCTACCCGCAGTATCTGCTGACCACGCGCGGAGAAAACCCGTCCACCTATTTCTCCCGAACCTTCTTTACCTGGAGCCATCGCAAGGTGGTCGAGGCAGTCGGCGTGGGCTTGGCGGACGGTGGGGCAGTGGACGGCTACGTCTGGGAAACCTTGGCCCAAGTGCGTCCGGAATTGACGCAGGCTACTCGCATTATCGAGCGCTCACCTTGGCTAGGTTACCCGCCATTTGTTGCCAGGGAGGATATTCCCCTGGCAGAGCTTGAGCAGTTTCGTGCGGTATTGATCGGCATGTCGGCTGATCCACGAGGAAGTGAACTGCTCGGCCGTTTGTGGCTGGACGGCTTTACCGCCGGAGACCCTTCATTGTTTGATGAGATCGCCCGGATGGCAGCCACGGTTAATCGGCGATGA